The following proteins come from a genomic window of Helicobacter canadensis MIT 98-5491:
- a CDS encoding aspartate carbamoyltransferase catalytic subunit: protein MPRHLIETTDFSKQEIQRILDLAEQFLDGKMRNTLKDHIIITIFFENSTRTLSSFEVATKRLGGSVVRLDVSRSSTSKGETLFDTAANLNAMSPSAIIVRHKSAGVPNILSRYVSCSIVNGGDGAHAHPTQALLDLLTLKKHLGNLEGKKIAIVGDIKSSRVANSNIELLSRFGMEVILIGPPHFIPKNRLRHHLYLKEVIDEVDAVMSLRTQTERHNLPVYSSLKDYANDYCITKEILGDRDIILLHPGPVHRNIDISDEMLKDPRCKVLEQVTHGVAIRMAVLETLITQSNASKIQNFPYF, encoded by the coding sequence ATGCCGCGACATTTGATTGAAACTACTGATTTTAGCAAACAAGAAATACAAAGAATTTTGGATTTAGCTGAACAATTTTTAGATGGTAAAATGAGAAATACCCTAAAAGATCATATTATCATCACGATTTTTTTTGAAAACTCCACTCGCACACTCTCTAGCTTTGAAGTTGCTACAAAGAGACTAGGCGGAAGTGTTGTTAGGCTTGATGTCTCAAGAAGCTCTACTTCAAAAGGGGAAACACTTTTTGATACTGCTGCTAATCTTAATGCAATGAGTCCTAGTGCCATTATTGTCCGACACAAAAGTGCTGGAGTTCCAAATATTCTTTCACGCTATGTTTCTTGCAGTATTGTTAATGGAGGTGATGGCGCACACGCTCATCCTACTCAAGCCCTTTTAGATTTATTGACGCTTAAAAAACATTTAGGGAATTTAGAAGGAAAAAAAATTGCCATTGTAGGAGACATTAAAAGTTCCCGCGTTGCTAATAGCAATATTGAACTTTTAAGCCGCTTTGGTATGGAGGTAATTTTAATAGGACCACCCCATTTTATTCCTAAAAATCGATTAAGACACCATTTGTATTTAAAAGAAGTCATTGATGAAGTTGATGCAGTTATGAGCCTAAGAACACAAACAGAACGACACAATTTACCTGTTTATTCTAGCTTAAAAGACTATGCAAACGACTATTGTATTACTAAGGAAATATTAGGAGATCGCGATATTATTCTGCTTCATCCAGGACCAGTTCATCGCAATATTGATATTAGTGATGAAATGTTAAAAGATCCGCGTTGCAAGGTGCTAGAACAAGTTACTCATGGAGTGGCAATAAGAATGGCGGTGCTAGAAACACTTATCACACAAAGTAACGCATCTAAAATTCAAAATTTTCCTTATTTTTAA
- a CDS encoding LysE family translocator, whose amino-acid sequence MELTLLFILGFTAALIPGPDILFVLRNTLTLGFKQGVISLLGIFSGWLIFLGLIYLGFTSYFNSQLIQATLSGIGGIYLLYLAYLLFKKSNNHINFSQNQQKNFSLYFKGLLINLSNPKAILFFATIISPFIQGSLEISFIVLLSALSLAFLSVIFVGTFFRRFITNALFDKIDKICSIIFVCFGVWLLYSSFQTIFLLF is encoded by the coding sequence ATGGAATTAACCCTACTTTTTATTCTTGGTTTCACCGCTGCATTAATCCCAGGACCTGATATTTTATTTGTTTTGCGAAACACACTTACCTTAGGTTTCAAGCAGGGAGTAATTAGTTTATTAGGAATCTTTAGTGGGTGGTTGATTTTTTTAGGCTTAATTTATTTGGGATTTACGAGCTATTTTAATAGCCAACTTATTCAAGCTACACTCAGCGGTATTGGTGGAATCTATTTGCTTTATCTTGCTTATCTTTTGTTTAAAAAGAGTAACAATCATATTAATTTTTCCCAAAACCAACAAAAAAACTTTTCACTTTATTTTAAAGGCTTATTGATTAACCTTTCTAATCCCAAAGCCATTTTATTTTTTGCCACTATTATTTCACCTTTTATTCAAGGTAGCTTAGAAATTAGCTTTATTGTGCTTTTATCTGCTCTCTCCTTAGCCTTTCTAAGTGTAATTTTTGTAGGGACATTTTTTAGACGATTTATTACTAATGCCCTTTTTGATAAAATCGATAAAATTTGCAGTATTATTTTTGTCTGTTTTGGGGTTTGGTTGCTTTATTCAAGCTTTCAAACAATATTCTTACTTTTTTAA
- the rho gene encoding transcription termination factor Rho: MSQNKKDQKIRTHTPVEGYTIEDLRAKPINKLAEIAKSLGIENPQEFLRQDLIFEILKTQVSQGGFILFTGILEITGEGYGFLRAIDENFSGSQNDAYVSSTQIRRFALRNGDIVTGQVRSPKDQERYYALLKVEAINYQSPEEMKNRPLFDNLTPLFPTEQIKLEYNSFKITGRMLDLFAPIGKGQRALIVAPPRTGKTELMKELAYGITKNHPEIELIVLLVDERPEEVTDMERSVKGEVYSSTFDMPANNHTRAAELVVEKAKRMVEMGKDVVILLDSITRLARAYNTATPSSGKVLSGGVDANALHKPKRFFGAARNIEQGGSLTIIATALIETGSRMDEVIFEEFKGTGNSEIVLARHIAERRIYPAMDILKSGTRKEELLLGHDKLQKVWVLRNAIHQMNNEIDALTFLYSQMQKSKDNEEFLNMMNDSAKE, encoded by the coding sequence ATGTCTCAAAACAAAAAAGATCAAAAAATAAGAACTCACACTCCTGTTGAAGGTTATACCATTGAGGACTTGAGAGCTAAGCCTATCAATAAACTTGCAGAAATTGCAAAATCACTTGGAATTGAAAATCCCCAAGAGTTTTTACGACAAGATTTGATTTTTGAGATTCTAAAAACCCAAGTTAGTCAAGGCGGTTTTATTCTCTTTACTGGGATTTTAGAGATCACGGGTGAAGGCTATGGATTTTTGCGTGCTATTGATGAGAATTTCTCTGGTTCTCAAAATGATGCTTATGTAAGTAGCACCCAAATTCGGCGATTTGCGTTGAGAAATGGAGATATTGTAACAGGACAAGTGCGATCTCCAAAAGATCAAGAAAGGTATTATGCACTTTTAAAAGTAGAAGCTATTAATTATCAATCGCCAGAAGAAATGAAAAATCGTCCTTTGTTTGACAATCTTACTCCACTTTTTCCTACAGAACAAATCAAACTTGAATACAATAGCTTTAAGATTACAGGAAGAATGCTAGATCTCTTTGCACCTATTGGAAAAGGGCAACGCGCTTTGATTGTTGCTCCTCCAAGAACAGGTAAAACAGAACTTATGAAAGAATTGGCTTATGGAATTACAAAAAATCATCCCGAAATAGAACTCATTGTTTTGCTTGTTGATGAAAGACCAGAAGAAGTTACAGATATGGAAAGAAGTGTAAAAGGTGAAGTGTATAGCTCCACTTTTGATATGCCCGCTAATAATCATACTCGAGCAGCTGAACTTGTCGTAGAAAAAGCAAAAAGAATGGTGGAAATGGGAAAGGATGTCGTAATCTTACTTGATTCAATTACACGCCTTGCAAGAGCCTACAATACTGCAACACCAAGCAGTGGAAAGGTATTAAGTGGTGGAGTAGATGCCAACGCATTGCATAAACCCAAACGCTTCTTTGGCGCTGCAAGAAATATTGAGCAAGGTGGATCCCTCACTATTATTGCAACTGCATTAATTGAGACAGGATCAAGAATGGATGAAGTTATTTTTGAAGAGTTTAAAGGAACAGGAAATAGTGAAATTGTTCTTGCTAGACATATAGCAGAACGCAGAATCTATCCTGCTATGGATATCTTAAAAAGTGGCACAAGAAAAGAAGAGTTATTACTAGGACACGATAAACTTCAAAAAGTATGGGTTTTACGCAATGCTATTCATCAGATGAATAATGAAATCGATGCTTTAACTTTCCTTTATTCACAAATGCAAAAGTCTAAAGATAATGAGGAATTTTTAAATATGATGAATGATAGTGCTAAGGAATAA
- the murI gene encoding glutamate racemase, translating to MIPKKIGLFDSGVGGISVLGNLINSKTFEEIIYYGDTARVPYGTRSKETIIQYSLEALDFFKQFKLDLLVVACNTISAYGLEAMQKATNYPIIGVIEPGVLALTNNLQNKDSKILVLGTKATIQSQLYQTLLENQGYSCINSLATSLFVPLVEEGIFGGKILESVMEYYFQDYTEKPDAIILGCTHFPLISKTIAHYFQNKFPTPNKPILIHSGIAIMEYLKAKYTLQKPSIASKVTFYASDNLEKLKKTADLWLKEIN from the coding sequence ATGATTCCTAAAAAAATTGGACTTTTTGATAGTGGAGTGGGTGGCATCAGTGTGCTTGGGAATCTCATTAATTCTAAGACTTTTGAAGAAATTATCTACTATGGAGACACTGCTAGAGTTCCTTATGGAACAAGAAGCAAAGAGACAATCATACAATATTCTCTAGAAGCTCTAGATTTTTTTAAACAATTTAAATTAGATTTACTCGTGGTGGCTTGCAACACTATTAGTGCTTATGGTTTAGAAGCAATGCAAAAAGCTACAAATTACCCTATCATTGGCGTTATTGAACCAGGAGTTTTAGCATTAACCAATAATCTACAAAATAAAGATAGCAAGATTCTTGTGCTTGGCACAAAGGCTACAATTCAAAGCCAACTTTACCAAACACTCCTTGAAAATCAAGGATATTCTTGTATCAATTCGCTTGCAACAAGCCTTTTTGTTCCGCTTGTAGAAGAAGGAATTTTTGGGGGAAAAATCTTGGAATCGGTTATGGAGTATTATTTTCAAGACTACACAGAAAAGCCTGATGCAATCATTCTTGGTTGCACACATTTTCCGTTAATCTCTAAGACAATTGCTCATTATTTTCAAAATAAATTCCCCACACCAAACAAACCCATCTTGATTCACTCAGGAATTGCAATTATGGAATATCTCAAAGCAAAATATACTTTACAAAAACCAAGTATAGCTTCAAAAGTTACTTTCTATGCTAGTGATAATTTAGAAAAACTCAAAAAAACAGCAGATTTATGGCTTAAAGAAATTAATTAA
- a CDS encoding sensor histidine kinase encodes MILILLFALAFSSILYKPIQKLSFTLQRIKENDLEILDDKELPIEFHPLVLSVNNLLERIKNYLGSQKQLFIGIAHELKTPLAVMKTKCEVTLIKEREKNIYIEALKENIHSINEANTIIKMLLDLGRQESAQFEKSSLVNVNKILKNIANNFQILSKKEGKKFLVEIPQEETMITLKPTLLTQIVQNFLQNAFKFTPRGKSVLLKSSLENDVLKIIVIDEGCGIDSELDDIYAPFRRAGNKSGAGLGLFLAKNAANTLGGSISLQNRIDRQGSIAIFELKINKTWNRNC; translated from the coding sequence TTGATTTTAATTTTACTTTTTGCTTTGGCTTTTTCAAGTATTCTTTATAAGCCCATACAAAAACTTTCTTTTACTTTGCAAAGAATCAAGGAAAATGATCTTGAGATACTTGATGATAAAGAACTTCCTATAGAATTTCACCCATTAGTGCTTTCTGTAAATAATCTCTTAGAAAGAATTAAGAATTATCTTGGGAGTCAAAAACAGCTTTTTATAGGTATTGCCCACGAATTAAAAACCCCTTTGGCGGTTATGAAAACAAAATGTGAAGTTACCTTGATTAAAGAGAGGGAAAAAAATATTTATATTGAAGCTTTAAAAGAGAATATTCATAGCATCAATGAAGCCAATACAATCATTAAAATGCTTTTAGATTTAGGAAGGCAAGAGAGTGCGCAGTTTGAAAAATCTAGTCTTGTGAATGTTAATAAAATACTTAAAAATATTGCCAATAATTTTCAAATTTTAAGTAAAAAAGAGGGTAAAAAATTTTTAGTAGAAATTCCACAAGAAGAAACAATGATTACCTTAAAGCCGACTCTTTTAACGCAGATTGTGCAAAACTTTTTACAGAATGCTTTTAAATTTACACCTAGAGGGAAGAGTGTGTTACTAAAAAGCAGTCTTGAAAATGATGTTTTAAAAATCATTGTGATTGATGAGGGATGCGGTATTGATTCAGAGCTAGATGATATTTATGCACCTTTTAGGAGAGCAGGTAATAAAAGTGGTGCTGGACTTGGATTATTTTTGGCTAAGAATGCAGCTAATACATTAGGTGGAAGTATCTCTTTGCAGAATCGAATTGATAGGCAAGGTAGTATTGCTATCTTTGAGCTAAAAATTAATAAAACTTGGAACAGAAATTGCTAA
- the hsrA gene encoding homeostatic response regulator transcription factor HsrA, giving the protein MRILIIEDEISLNKTMTEGLNEFNYQTDVAENLKDGEYFISIRNYDLVLVDWMLPDGSGLEIINQVKSKSPRTAVVIISARDDAESEVEALRSGADDFLAKPFDFNVLVARIEARLRFGGTNLIEIEDLIINPDEEKITYKGQEIELKGKPFEVLTHLARHRDQIVSKEQLLDAIWEEPELVTPNVIEVAINQIRQKMDKPLDIATIETVRRRGYRFCYPKGA; this is encoded by the coding sequence ATGCGTATCTTGATTATTGAGGATGAAATTAGTCTTAATAAAACAATGACAGAAGGATTAAATGAATTTAATTATCAAACAGATGTAGCAGAGAATTTAAAAGATGGAGAATATTTTATTAGTATTCGAAATTATGATTTGGTTTTGGTGGATTGGATGTTACCTGATGGTAGCGGTTTGGAAATTATCAATCAAGTTAAGAGTAAATCTCCCCGCACTGCAGTTGTCATTATTTCTGCTAGAGATGATGCTGAAAGTGAAGTTGAAGCATTAAGATCGGGTGCAGATGATTTTTTGGCAAAACCTTTTGATTTTAATGTTTTGGTAGCAAGAATTGAAGCAAGATTAAGATTTGGTGGCACGAATTTAATTGAAATTGAAGACTTAATTATCAATCCCGATGAAGAGAAAATTACTTATAAAGGACAAGAAATTGAACTAAAAGGGAAACCTTTTGAAGTTTTGACGCATCTTGCAAGACATAGAGACCAAATTGTCTCCAAAGAACAATTATTAGACGCAATTTGGGAAGAACCAGAGTTGGTAACTCCAAATGTTATTGAAGTTGCAATTAATCAAATTAGACAAAAAATGGATAAACCTCTAGATATTGCCACGATTGAAACAGTTAGACGAAGAGGCTACAGATTTTGTTATCCCAAAGGAGCATAA
- a CDS encoding class II 3-deoxy-7-phosphoheptulonate synthase, with protein sequence MSNKEWNPQSWRQKVALQQPIYNDLEFLKSVEVQLSKYPPLVFAGEAQCLKNHLAKVSRGDAFLLQGGDCAESFSDFNAIRIRDLFKVILQMAVVLTYAGACPIVKVGRLAGQFAKPRSSDTETIDGITLPSYRGDIINDIQFTKEAREADPSRILQAYNQSAATLNLIRAFAQGGLADLNQVQKWNLDFVSGASSDRYKEMADKITQALAFMEACGINSSNTPILHETEFFTSHEALLLNYEEALTRKDHLSGKWYDCSAHMLWIGERTRNLEGAHLEFLRGVENPVGVKIGPNATKEDILGICDILNPKNEAGRLNFIIRMGANTIKDKLPKLLQSIKEEGREIVWSIDPMHGNTIKASSGYKTRTFDSILEEVKSFFEIHKSVGTYAGGVHLEMTGEDVTECIGGMQAITEENLGCNYNTQCDPRLNASQAIEMSFLIADVLKNRKI encoded by the coding sequence ATGTCAAATAAAGAATGGAATCCACAAAGTTGGAGACAAAAGGTAGCTCTCCAACAGCCCATTTACAATGATTTAGAGTTTTTAAAAAGTGTTGAAGTGCAGTTAAGTAAATATCCTCCACTTGTTTTTGCTGGGGAGGCGCAATGTTTAAAAAATCATTTAGCCAAAGTCTCAAGAGGAGATGCGTTCTTGTTACAAGGTGGAGATTGTGCGGAGAGCTTTTCAGATTTTAATGCCATAAGAATCAGAGATTTATTTAAAGTGATTCTGCAAATGGCAGTTGTTTTAACCTATGCGGGAGCTTGTCCCATTGTTAAGGTAGGTCGATTAGCAGGGCAATTTGCAAAACCAAGATCGAGTGATACAGAGACAATTGATGGAATCACATTGCCAAGTTATCGCGGTGATATTATTAACGATATTCAATTTACAAAAGAAGCAAGGGAGGCTGATCCAAGTCGAATCTTGCAGGCTTATAATCAATCTGCGGCAACTTTGAATCTCATTCGTGCTTTTGCACAAGGTGGATTGGCAGATTTAAATCAAGTGCAAAAATGGAATTTAGATTTTGTTAGTGGAGCTTCAAGTGATCGCTATAAGGAAATGGCAGATAAAATCACTCAAGCGTTAGCTTTTATGGAGGCGTGTGGAATTAATTCAAGCAATACTCCAATTCTTCACGAAACTGAATTTTTTACTTCTCATGAAGCATTGTTATTGAATTACGAAGAAGCTTTGACACGCAAAGATCATTTGAGTGGCAAGTGGTATGATTGTTCGGCTCATATGCTTTGGATTGGAGAGAGAACAAGGAATCTAGAAGGTGCTCATTTGGAATTTTTACGAGGGGTTGAAAATCCTGTTGGAGTGAAAATTGGACCTAATGCCACAAAAGAGGATATTTTAGGAATTTGCGATATTTTAAATCCAAAAAATGAAGCTGGAAGGTTAAACTTTATTATTAGAATGGGAGCTAACACTATCAAAGATAAACTCCCTAAATTACTTCAATCCATTAAAGAAGAGGGCAGGGAGATTGTTTGGAGTATTGATCCGATGCATGGAAATACAATTAAGGCTAGTAGCGGTTACAAAACGCGCACTTTTGATAGTATTTTAGAGGAAGTTAAAAGCTTTTTTGAGATTCACAAAAGCGTAGGAACTTATGCGGGTGGAGTGCATTTAGAGATGACAGGTGAAGATGTGACAGAATGTATCGGCGGTATGCAAGCCATTACTGAAGAAAATCTAGGCTGTAATTATAACACACAATGCGATCCTCGTCTAAATGCTAGTCAAGCCATAGAAATGTCTTTTTTAATCGCAGATGTTTTGAAAAATCGTAAAATTTAG
- a CDS encoding citrate synthase, which produces MATITLINNETGEKFDFDLIECTRGPKAVDFSKLFERTNIFSYDPGYGSTAGCESTISYVDGKNGKLLYKGIPIEEIVKKYKFTDVAKLLITGEAPKDEKESKEFDLELRHRSFLHEGLINIFSAFPDNAHPMANLSSAVAALSTFHFDHRDMDDEDDYQTMARRIIAKITTLVAFSYRNSIGAPLIYPDIQRNYVENFLYMLRAYPGGKLKQTLNGSEEISPLEVEALDKIFTLHADHGQNASTTTVRNVASTGVHPYAAISAGINALWGPAHGGANEKVLVQLKEIGDVKNVDKFIARVKDKSDPFRLMGFGHRVYKSYDPRAKAIKALKDELNQKGIKMDARLSEIAEKLEEVALNDDYFKERNLYPNVDFYSGIILTALKIPVTLFTPIFVIGRMPGWCAQVMEHIKNPHARITRPRQVYLGK; this is translated from the coding sequence ATGGCAACAATCACACTAATTAATAATGAAACTGGCGAAAAATTTGATTTTGATTTGATAGAATGCACAAGAGGACCTAAGGCGGTTGATTTTAGTAAATTGTTTGAAAGAACTAATATTTTTTCTTATGATCCAGGATATGGTTCTACCGCAGGTTGCGAATCGACTATTAGTTATGTAGATGGCAAAAATGGTAAATTGCTTTATAAAGGCATACCCATTGAAGAAATTGTTAAAAAATATAAATTTACTGATGTTGCAAAATTGCTTATCACAGGAGAAGCTCCAAAAGATGAAAAAGAATCAAAAGAATTTGATTTGGAGTTACGACACCGATCATTTTTACATGAAGGGCTCATTAATATTTTTAGTGCCTTTCCTGATAATGCTCACCCAATGGCAAATCTAAGCTCTGCAGTGGCAGCATTATCAACTTTTCACTTTGATCATAGAGATATGGATGATGAAGATGATTACCAAACTATGGCACGCAGAATCATTGCAAAAATTACTACTTTAGTAGCTTTTTCTTATCGCAATTCTATTGGAGCGCCTTTAATTTATCCAGATATTCAAAGGAATTATGTAGAGAATTTTCTATATATGTTGCGTGCTTATCCAGGTGGAAAACTCAAACAAACCTTAAATGGAAGCGAAGAGATTTCCCCTTTGGAAGTTGAAGCACTTGATAAAATCTTCACACTGCATGCTGATCATGGACAAAATGCTTCAACAACAACTGTTCGCAATGTTGCTTCTACAGGAGTGCATCCTTATGCTGCAATTTCTGCTGGAATTAATGCGCTTTGGGGTCCTGCTCATGGTGGTGCAAACGAAAAAGTTTTGGTGCAGCTCAAAGAAATTGGAGATGTAAAAAATGTGGATAAATTTATTGCTCGAGTTAAAGATAAAAGTGATCCTTTTAGATTAATGGGCTTTGGGCATCGTGTTTATAAAAGTTATGATCCGCGTGCAAAAGCAATTAAAGCTCTTAAAGATGAACTCAATCAAAAGGGAATCAAAATGGATGCGAGATTGAGTGAAATTGCTGAAAAACTAGAAGAAGTGGCTTTGAATGATGATTATTTCAAAGAAAGAAATTTGTATCCTAATGTAGATTTTTATAGTGGAATTATTTTAACAGCGCTTAAGATTCCAGTTACATTATTTACGCCAATTTTTGTTATAGGAAGAATGCCGGGTTGGTGTGCGCAAGTAATGGAGCACATTAAAAATCCACACGCTAGAATTACACGACCAAGACAAGTTTATTTAGGAAAATAA
- the lolA gene encoding LolA-like outer membrane lipoprotein chaperone has protein sequence MLLKILLIFLLFLSFLNAQEIRTLQSMQANFTQKLISQNSTILYKGEFFALAPHFVLWKYESPIPKEVYINKDSMIIYEPKLEQAIYSTLKENLDILTLIKEAKLVKENYYTAEILGQTYHLFFDKGILKQITFMDAVGNSVEILFENIQTNHKLNLQIFEFKPTSNLDILYN, from the coding sequence ATGTTATTAAAAATTTTGTTAATCTTTTTGCTATTTTTAAGCTTCTTAAATGCACAAGAAATTAGGACATTGCAATCAATGCAGGCTAATTTTACTCAAAAGCTCATTAGTCAAAATAGCACCATTCTTTATAAAGGTGAATTCTTTGCTCTTGCGCCACATTTTGTGCTTTGGAAATATGAAAGTCCGATCCCTAAAGAAGTTTATATCAATAAAGATTCAATGATTATCTATGAGCCAAAGTTAGAACAAGCTATTTATAGCACTTTAAAAGAAAATCTTGATATTTTAACTTTAATTAAAGAAGCAAAACTTGTTAAAGAAAATTATTATACAGCAGAGATTCTAGGACAAACTTATCATTTGTTTTTTGACAAAGGTATTTTAAAGCAAATTACTTTTATGGATGCAGTGGGTAATTCTGTTGAGATTCTTTTTGAAAATATACAAACTAATCACAAGCTTAATCTGCAAATTTTTGAATTTAAACCAACAAGCAATCTTGATATTCTCTACAATTAA
- a CDS encoding YqhA family protein, whose product MESLRIVFEKLMWNARLFIVLAVILSLIGAILLFIVASVDIIKAAKDTFLYYMHLLPAGSDIHNILLNTIIMAIDLYLIAVVLLIFAFGLYELFICKIQIKDESSSKVLEIHTLDQLKDKLAKVIVMALIVAFFSKVLNMGMKNTQDMLYFAISILALAIGLYFLHKDSKH is encoded by the coding sequence TTGGAATCATTGCGTATTGTCTTTGAAAAATTAATGTGGAATGCCCGTTTGTTTATTGTATTGGCGGTCATTTTGTCTTTAATCGGAGCTATTTTGCTTTTTATTGTAGCAAGTGTGGATATTATCAAAGCAGCTAAAGATACCTTTTTGTATTATATGCATCTTTTACCAGCAGGATCTGATATTCACAATATTTTGCTTAATACAATCATTATGGCAATTGATTTGTATTTGATTGCAGTGGTGCTATTAATCTTTGCCTTTGGTTTATATGAGCTTTTTATTTGCAAGATTCAAATCAAAGATGAAAGTAGTTCTAAAGTTTTAGAAATTCATACACTTGATCAGCTCAAAGATAAATTAGCTAAAGTGATTGTAATGGCGCTAATTGTAGCCTTTTTTTCCAAAGTTCTTAATATGGGAATGAAAAATACACAAGATATGTTGTATTTTGCTATTTCTATTTTAGCTTTAGCAATTGGTTTGTATTTTTTACATAAAGATTCAAAGCATTAA